The Salegentibacter mishustinae genome includes a window with the following:
- a CDS encoding metallophosphatase domain-containing protein — MKLICISDTHNKHHQIPIPDGDVLIHAGDITEGGTKREVLDFLEWFSSQPHQHKIFIAGNHDFYFEKNEDKNIQKIIPQNICYLKNDGITINNIKFWGSPITPGNGTWAFNEILTQEISKHWEQIPEDTQVLITHTPPYKIKDVLNNGRHAGCASLLKTLQNRQIEFHIFGHVHDSYGITSISGTKFINASCLDNKDRYLHKPLEVIIK, encoded by the coding sequence ATGAAGCTCATTTGTATTTCAGATACTCATAATAAACACCATCAAATCCCAATTCCTGATGGTGATGTCTTAATTCACGCAGGAGATATTACCGAAGGTGGCACTAAAAGAGAAGTGTTAGATTTTCTGGAATGGTTTTCTTCACAGCCACATCAACACAAAATATTTATTGCCGGTAACCACGATTTCTATTTTGAAAAAAACGAGGATAAAAATATCCAGAAGATCATTCCGCAAAATATATGTTATCTAAAGAACGATGGCATTACCATCAATAATATAAAATTTTGGGGTTCCCCGATAACACCCGGAAACGGCACATGGGCTTTCAATGAAATACTAACCCAGGAAATAAGTAAACACTGGGAGCAAATCCCCGAAGACACCCAGGTTCTTATTACCCATACTCCACCTTACAAGATTAAAGATGTATTAAATAATGGCAGGCACGCTGGCTGCGCTTCTTTATTAAAAACCTTGCAAAATCGACAAATAGAATTCCATATTTTTGGTCACGTACACGATTCTTACGGAATTACTTCTATTTCGGGAACAAAATTTATTAACGCCTCCTGTTTAGATAACAAGGATAGATATCTGCATAAACCGCTAGAAGTAATTATTAAGTAG
- a CDS encoding DUF3098 domain-containing protein → MSKNQQPTDHKKYFIFEKKNYQFMFIGLAVIALGFILMAGGGSDDPNTFNPDIYNFQRIRLAPTLILLGFAIEVYAILLNPKK, encoded by the coding sequence ATGAGTAAAAATCAGCAACCTACAGATCACAAAAAATATTTCATTTTTGAAAAGAAGAACTACCAGTTTATGTTTATTGGGCTGGCAGTAATTGCACTGGGTTTTATCCTTATGGCCGGTGGCGGAAGTGACGATCCAAATACTTTTAACCCAGATATCTATAATTTTCAGCGCATTCGTTTGGCACCAACTTTAATACTACTTGGTTTCGCCATAGAAGTATATGCTATTCTTTTAAATCCCAAAAAGTAA